One window of Erwinia aphidicola genomic DNA carries:
- a CDS encoding sugar phosphate isomerase/epimerase family protein, whose product MKREVIVVTAAYGREKIAELGGQQALLPIIAAAGANGVEIRRELFSAQQLSALPELADAIADSRLMAFYSVPEALFMADGSLNPNLDRHFNEAEQLNAQLLKYSLGHYQPSFDCSVLRGKLAGKKVHLVVENDQTACGKLSALDPFFHACGESRTCNGMTFDMGNWLWVGDQPLLAAERLSRFVSYIHVKAAVPHGDSWRAVALDDADNLWRETLALLPADVPRAIEFPLEGADLVAVTRHYVDLLREE is encoded by the coding sequence ATGAAAAGAGAAGTGATAGTGGTTACCGCCGCCTACGGCCGCGAGAAAATAGCCGAGCTGGGCGGGCAGCAGGCGCTGCTGCCGATCATTGCCGCCGCCGGAGCCAATGGTGTGGAGATCCGCCGCGAGCTGTTCAGCGCGCAGCAGCTGTCAGCGCTGCCTGAGTTAGCCGACGCGATAGCGGACAGCCGCCTGATGGCGTTCTATTCGGTGCCGGAAGCGCTGTTTATGGCAGACGGTTCGCTTAATCCCAACCTCGATCGGCATTTCAACGAGGCGGAACAGCTTAACGCGCAGCTACTTAAATATTCTCTGGGCCACTATCAGCCCAGCTTTGACTGCAGCGTCCTGCGCGGCAAGCTGGCAGGGAAAAAGGTCCATCTGGTGGTGGAGAACGACCAAACCGCCTGCGGTAAACTGAGCGCGCTTGACCCGTTCTTCCACGCCTGTGGTGAGAGCCGCACCTGTAACGGCATGACTTTCGATATGGGCAACTGGCTGTGGGTTGGCGACCAGCCGCTGCTGGCAGCCGAACGCCTGAGCCGCTTTGTCAGCTATATCCACGTTAAGGCCGCCGTCCCCCACGGAGACAGCTGGCGCGCGGTGGCGCTGGATGATGCCGATAATCTGTGGCGCGAGACGCTGGCTCTTTTACCTGCCGACGTGCCGCGGGCCATTGAGTTTCCGCTGGAAGGGGCCGACCTGGTGGCCGTTACCCGCCACTACGTTGACCTGCTGCGCGAGGAGTAA
- a CDS encoding sugar kinase, producing MTVQTYPTLDAVTIGEAMAMFVASECGDLASVSQFSKRIAGAELNVAIGLARLGLNVGWVSRVGDDSFGRFTCQQLDLEGVDRRQVTCDPRYPTGFQMKSRVDDGSDPLVEYFRKGSAASHLSPADFDRDYFANARHLHLSGVAAAISDSSLALSLHAAREMKALGKTISFDPNLRPVLWSSEAEMIKQLNGLAQYADWVLPGIKEGQILTGYQQPEAIADFYLAMGVQAVAIKTGSDGAWYKTAAGEKGQIAAVLTDNVVDTVGAGDGFAVGVISALLEGKSLPAAILRGNKIGSLAIQVSGDSEGLPTRATLGDF from the coding sequence ATGACCGTTCAAACCTACCCAACGCTGGATGCCGTGACCATCGGTGAGGCCATGGCGATGTTTGTCGCCAGCGAATGCGGCGATTTGGCCAGCGTGTCGCAGTTCAGCAAACGCATTGCCGGCGCCGAACTCAACGTGGCTATTGGCCTGGCGCGTCTCGGCCTGAACGTCGGCTGGGTCAGCCGCGTGGGTGACGACTCGTTTGGCCGCTTCACCTGTCAGCAGCTCGATCTGGAAGGCGTCGACCGCCGTCAGGTCACCTGTGACCCGCGTTATCCTACGGGTTTCCAGATGAAATCCCGCGTGGATGATGGCTCCGATCCGCTGGTCGAATACTTCCGTAAAGGCTCAGCTGCCAGCCATCTCTCGCCCGCCGATTTTGATCGCGACTACTTTGCCAACGCACGCCACCTGCATCTGAGCGGCGTGGCGGCGGCCATTTCTGACAGCTCGCTGGCGCTGTCTCTGCATGCGGCCCGTGAAATGAAGGCGCTGGGGAAAACCATCTCCTTCGACCCGAACCTACGCCCGGTGCTGTGGTCGAGCGAAGCCGAAATGATTAAACAGCTGAACGGTCTGGCGCAGTACGCCGACTGGGTGCTGCCGGGTATCAAAGAGGGCCAGATCCTGACCGGCTATCAGCAGCCGGAAGCGATTGCCGATTTCTATCTGGCGATGGGCGTGCAGGCGGTGGCGATCAAAACCGGCAGCGACGGCGCCTGGTATAAAACGGCGGCAGGGGAAAAAGGGCAGATTGCGGCGGTGCTCACGGATAACGTGGTGGATACCGTCGGCGCTGGCGATGGCTTTGCCGTCGGAGTGATCAGTGCCCTGCTGGAAGGAAAATCGTTACCCGCAGCGATCCTGCGCGGTAACAAAATCGGTTCTCTGGCAATCCAGGTATCGGGCGACAGCGAAGGGTTACCCACGCGCGCCACGCTGGGTGATTTCTAG
- a CDS encoding MFS transporter, with protein sequence MSNQTIAPKRWWYIMPIVFITYSLAYLDRANFSFASAAGINEDLGITKGVSSLLGALFFLGYFFFQIPGAIYAERRSVKKLVFWCLILWGTCATLTGLVSNIPMLAAIRFTLGVVEAAVMPAMLIYISNWFTKSERSRANTFLILGNPVTVLWMSVVSGYLIEAFGWREMFIIEGFPAVIWAVAWWFLVQDKPAQAKWLSDAEKAALQAQLQKEQEGLKAVRNYAEAFKSRNVIILCAQYFTWSIGVYGFVLWLPSILRNGTGMGMVEAGWLSAVPYLAATIAMIVVSWASDKLQNRKLFVWPLLLIGALAFLGSYLVGPGNFWLSYALLVIAGAAMYAPYGPFFAIIPEMLPRNVAGGAMALINAMGALGSFLGSWVVGYLNGATGSPSASYIFMGGALLISVGLTLAVKPARNKQQPLPDCAKHA encoded by the coding sequence ATGAGCAATCAGACAATCGCGCCAAAACGCTGGTGGTACATCATGCCCATCGTGTTTATCACCTACAGCCTGGCGTATCTGGACCGTGCAAACTTTAGCTTTGCTTCCGCTGCGGGGATCAACGAAGACCTCGGCATCACCAAAGGGGTGTCATCCCTGCTCGGTGCGCTGTTCTTCCTCGGCTACTTCTTCTTCCAGATCCCCGGTGCCATCTATGCCGAGCGGCGCAGCGTGAAGAAGCTGGTGTTCTGGTGCCTGATCCTGTGGGGAACCTGCGCCACGCTGACCGGGCTGGTGAGCAACATTCCGATGCTGGCGGCGATCCGCTTTACGCTGGGTGTCGTAGAGGCGGCGGTGATGCCGGCAATGCTGATCTACATCAGCAACTGGTTTACTAAATCCGAACGCTCACGCGCCAATACCTTCCTGATCCTCGGTAACCCGGTTACCGTACTGTGGATGTCGGTCGTGTCTGGCTATCTGATTGAAGCCTTTGGCTGGCGCGAGATGTTTATTATCGAAGGCTTCCCGGCGGTGATCTGGGCAGTCGCCTGGTGGTTCCTGGTGCAGGATAAACCGGCGCAGGCCAAATGGCTGAGCGATGCGGAGAAAGCCGCGCTGCAGGCGCAGCTGCAAAAGGAGCAGGAGGGCCTGAAGGCGGTACGCAACTACGCCGAAGCCTTTAAGTCGCGCAACGTTATCATCCTGTGCGCCCAGTACTTTACCTGGAGCATCGGCGTGTACGGCTTTGTGCTGTGGCTGCCATCTATCCTGCGTAACGGTACCGGGATGGGCATGGTCGAAGCTGGCTGGCTGTCGGCGGTCCCCTATCTGGCCGCAACCATTGCGATGATCGTTGTCTCCTGGGCCTCTGATAAGTTACAAAACCGCAAACTGTTTGTCTGGCCATTGCTGCTGATTGGTGCGCTGGCGTTTTTAGGTTCATATTTGGTGGGGCCAGGCAACTTCTGGCTCTCATATGCCCTGCTGGTGATTGCCGGGGCGGCAATGTACGCACCTTATGGCCCGTTCTTTGCCATTATCCCGGAGATGCTGCCGCGTAATGTCGCCGGCGGCGCGATGGCCCTGATCAATGCGATGGGCGCCCTGGGATCGTTTCTTGGCTCGTGGGTGGTCGGTTACCTGAACGGCGCCACCGGCAGCCCGTCCGCGTCCTATATCTTTATGGGTGGGGCATTACTGATTTCCGTCGGACTGACGCTGGCCGTAAAACCGGCGCGTAACAAGCAACAGCCGCTGCCCGACTGCGCTAAACACGCTTAA
- the ghrB gene encoding glyoxylate/hydroxypyruvate reductase GhrB, translating into MKPSVVLYKSLPEDLRAKLDDHFSVTEINGLTPKTVAQHADAFRHAEGILGSGGKVDAEFLQHAPKLRAASSVSVGYDNFDVAALNDRKVLLMHTPTVLTETVADTMMALVLSSARRVVEMAERVKAGEWQGSFGAEWFGIDVHHKKLGILGMGRIGLALAQRAHLGFGMPILYNARKHHEEAEQRFDAQYCDLDTLLAESDFLCISLPLTEQTHHLIGREQLAKMKKSAVLINAGRGPVVDEQALIDALKDGTIHAAGLDVFEREPLPVSSELLQLRNVVALPHIGSATHETRYGMAKDAVDNLIAALTGKVEKNCVNPQILSQD; encoded by the coding sequence ATGAAACCTTCTGTGGTGCTGTATAAATCGTTGCCTGAAGACCTGCGTGCAAAGCTGGATGACCATTTCAGCGTGACTGAAATCAACGGCTTAACCCCGAAAACCGTCGCGCAACATGCTGACGCCTTCCGTCATGCCGAGGGGATCCTCGGCTCCGGCGGCAAAGTGGATGCGGAGTTTCTACAGCACGCGCCGAAGCTGCGCGCCGCCTCTAGCGTCTCGGTCGGTTACGACAACTTTGACGTCGCCGCGCTCAACGACCGCAAAGTGCTGCTGATGCACACCCCGACGGTGCTGACCGAAACGGTGGCCGATACCATGATGGCGCTGGTGCTCAGCTCCGCACGCCGCGTGGTCGAAATGGCGGAACGCGTGAAGGCGGGCGAATGGCAGGGCAGTTTCGGGGCGGAGTGGTTCGGCATTGATGTCCACCACAAGAAGCTCGGCATTCTGGGCATGGGCCGCATCGGTCTGGCGCTGGCGCAGCGTGCGCACCTCGGTTTCGGCATGCCGATCCTGTATAACGCGCGTAAGCATCATGAAGAGGCCGAGCAGCGCTTTGACGCGCAGTACTGCGACCTGGATACCCTGCTGGCCGAGTCAGACTTCCTCTGCATCAGCCTGCCGCTGACCGAGCAGACCCATCACCTGATCGGGCGTGAGCAGCTGGCGAAGATGAAGAAAAGCGCGGTGCTGATTAACGCCGGGCGCGGCCCGGTGGTCGATGAGCAGGCGCTGATCGACGCATTGAAAGATGGCACGATTCACGCTGCCGGGCTGGACGTGTTTGAGCGGGAGCCGCTGCCGGTCAGCTCAGAGCTGCTGCAGCTGCGCAACGTGGTGGCGCTGCCGCATATCGGCTCCGCGACCCATGAGACCCGCTACGGTATGGCGAAGGACGCGGTAGATAACCTGATTGCCGCGTTAACCGGTAAGGTGGAGAAGAACTGCGTTAATCCACAGATATTGTCCCAGGACTGA
- a CDS encoding aldose 1-epimerase family protein has protein sequence MRKTVLSGCVLAILSGQAAAQSWLLTDAESGTEKGNWQISSQQLKLPGESFSIEQKVLHGGKQEGSKVLTLTSKNGLTIALSPTRGMDLLHVSGHGVRLGWDSPVQEVVNPAYINLESRNGLGWLEGFNEMMVRCGFEWTGHPVTKDGMIYTLHGKAGNTPASKVEVIVDDQAPHEIRIRGLLKEVTFKKAKLETWTELRYVPGSDSFTVHDVLTNEADYPHDYQIIYHSNFGTPILEKDARFIAPLKSVSPFNDYAKKGLDGWNVYGAPTKDFDEMVFNLQPKADSNGKTVAAVINSKGDKGAAIEFDTRQLPLLTMWKNTDTLKQGYVTGIEPGTNYAYPVTIEKEQGRVKQLQPGQSTEFTLTYSLLKDASAVQKVEQRVKQIQGDDTVEINQTPIATE, from the coding sequence ATGAGAAAAACAGTTCTGTCAGGGTGTGTGTTGGCGATTCTTAGCGGTCAGGCTGCGGCGCAAAGTTGGCTGCTGACGGATGCTGAAAGCGGGACAGAAAAGGGCAACTGGCAAATTAGCAGCCAGCAGCTGAAGTTGCCAGGCGAGAGTTTCAGCATTGAGCAAAAGGTGTTGCACGGCGGCAAGCAGGAGGGCTCCAAAGTGCTGACGCTGACCAGCAAAAATGGGCTCACCATCGCGCTCAGCCCGACGCGCGGTATGGATCTGCTGCACGTCAGCGGTCACGGCGTGCGCCTGGGCTGGGATTCTCCGGTGCAGGAAGTGGTCAACCCGGCCTATATCAACCTGGAGAGCCGTAACGGGCTGGGCTGGCTGGAAGGATTCAACGAGATGATGGTGCGCTGCGGCTTTGAGTGGACCGGGCACCCGGTGACCAAAGACGGGATGATCTACACCCTGCACGGCAAGGCGGGCAACACGCCAGCGTCGAAGGTGGAAGTGATTGTTGATGATCAAGCCCCGCATGAAATTCGCATTCGCGGGCTGCTGAAAGAGGTCACCTTTAAGAAGGCGAAACTCGAAACCTGGACCGAGCTGCGTTACGTGCCGGGCTCGGACTCGTTCACCGTGCATGATGTGCTGACCAATGAGGCAGACTATCCGCACGACTACCAGATTATCTACCACAGTAACTTCGGCACGCCGATCCTGGAAAAAGACGCGCGCTTTATCGCCCCGCTGAAATCAGTATCGCCTTTTAACGACTACGCCAAAAAAGGGCTGGATGGCTGGAACGTTTATGGCGCGCCGACCAAAGATTTCGACGAGATGGTGTTTAACCTGCAGCCCAAAGCGGACAGCAATGGCAAAACCGTGGCGGCGGTGATTAACAGCAAGGGCGACAAGGGGGCCGCGATTGAGTTTGATACCCGCCAGCTGCCGCTGCTGACCATGTGGAAGAACACCGACACCCTGAAGCAGGGTTATGTCACCGGGATTGAGCCGGGCACCAACTATGCTTATCCGGTGACAATCGAGAAAGAGCAGGGAAGAGTGAAACAGCTGCAGCCGGGGCAGAGCACCGAATTTACGCTGACCTATTCCCTACTGAAGGACGCCAGCGCGGTGCAGAAGGTTGAACAGCGCGTGAAGCAGATCCAGGGGGATGACACGGTAGAGATTAACCAAACGCCGATCGCGACGGAGTAA
- a CDS encoding valine--pyruvate transaminase, with translation MSFSAFGDKFTRHSGISRLMEDMGEGLRTPGTVMLGGGNPAQIPAMNDYFQQLLQQMHDEGKLAEALCNYDGPRGKSTLLDSLSRLLRDELGWQIAPENIALTNGSQSAFFYLFNLYAGRRADGSMKRVLFPLAPEYLGYADAGLDEDLFVSTRPNIELLPEGQFKYHVDFEHLHIGDDTGLICVSRPTNPTGNVITDEELLKLDALAQQHQIPLLIDNAYGVPFPGIIFSEARPLWNPNIILCMSLSKLGLPGSRCGIIIADEKVISAISNMNGIISLAPGSIGPAIANEMIQRGDLLRLSEEVIKPFYQQRVNQTIAVIRRYLSPERCLIHKPEGAIFLWLWFKDLPITTEVLYQRLKQRGVLMVPGHFFFPGLEQAWPHTHQCMRMNYVPDSEKIERGIAILTEEVERAHCEG, from the coding sequence ATGAGCTTTTCGGCATTTGGTGACAAATTTACGCGCCACTCGGGCATCTCTCGTCTGATGGAAGATATGGGCGAAGGCTTACGCACGCCGGGGACGGTGATGCTCGGCGGCGGTAATCCCGCGCAGATCCCGGCGATGAACGACTATTTCCAGCAGCTGCTGCAGCAGATGCACGACGAAGGCAAGCTGGCGGAAGCGCTGTGTAACTACGATGGCCCACGCGGTAAAAGCACCCTGCTGGATTCACTCTCCCGGCTGCTGCGCGATGAGCTGGGCTGGCAGATCGCCCCCGAAAATATCGCCCTGACCAACGGTAGCCAGAGCGCCTTCTTCTATCTGTTTAACCTGTACGCTGGCCGCCGCGCCGACGGCAGTATGAAACGCGTGCTGTTCCCTCTGGCCCCGGAATACCTTGGCTATGCCGATGCCGGACTGGATGAAGATCTGTTTGTCTCAACGCGCCCGAATATCGAACTGCTGCCGGAAGGCCAGTTCAAGTATCACGTCGATTTTGAGCACCTGCATATCGGCGACGATACCGGGCTGATCTGCGTATCGCGCCCGACCAACCCGACCGGCAATGTCATCACCGATGAGGAGCTGCTGAAGCTGGATGCGCTGGCGCAGCAGCATCAGATCCCGCTGCTGATCGATAACGCTTATGGCGTGCCGTTCCCCGGTATTATCTTCAGCGAGGCGCGCCCGCTGTGGAACCCTAACATTATTCTGTGCATGAGCCTGTCCAAGCTCGGCCTGCCGGGCTCGCGCTGCGGCATCATTATTGCCGATGAGAAAGTGATCTCCGCCATCAGCAATATGAACGGCATTATCAGCCTGGCACCCGGCAGCATTGGCCCGGCGATCGCTAATGAGATGATCCAGCGCGGCGATCTGCTGCGGCTCTCTGAAGAGGTAATTAAGCCGTTCTACCAGCAGCGGGTTAACCAGACAATCGCCGTTATTCGCCGCTATTTATCCCCCGAACGCTGCCTGATCCATAAACCGGAAGGGGCGATTTTCCTCTGGCTGTGGTTTAAAGACCTGCCGATCACCACCGAAGTGCTGTACCAGCGCTTAAAACAGCGCGGCGTGCTGATGGTGCCGGGGCACTTCTTCTTCCCGGGGCTGGAGCAGGCGTGGCCGCATACGCATCAGTGCATGCGCATGAACTATGTGCCGGACAGCGAGAAGATTGAGCGCGGAATTGCGATTCTGACGGAAGAGGTCGAGCGGGCGCATTGCGAAGGCTAA
- the ibpA gene encoding small heat shock chaperone IbpA: MRNFDLAPLYRSSIGFDRLINLLESSQGQSNNNGGYPPYNVELVAENNYRITIAVAGFAESELEITSHDNLLSVRGSHPEEQQERTYLYQGIAERNFERKFQLAEHVHVRDAKLENGLLYIDLERVVPEANKPRRIEIMK, encoded by the coding sequence ATGCGTAATTTTGACCTTGCCCCACTGTATCGTTCATCCATTGGCTTTGACCGTCTGATCAACCTGCTGGAATCCAGCCAGGGTCAGAGCAACAACAATGGCGGCTACCCTCCGTACAATGTGGAGCTGGTGGCAGAAAACAACTACCGAATTACCATTGCCGTGGCGGGCTTCGCGGAAAGCGAACTGGAGATCACCTCCCACGACAACCTGCTCAGCGTGCGCGGTTCGCACCCGGAAGAGCAGCAGGAACGCACCTATCTCTATCAGGGCATTGCCGAGCGCAACTTCGAGCGTAAATTCCAGCTGGCCGAGCACGTACACGTGCGTGATGCCAAACTGGAAAATGGCCTGCTGTATATCGACCTTGAGCGCGTGGTGCCTGAAGCCAATAAACCGCGCCGTATCGAAATCATGAAATAA
- a CDS encoding YceK/YidQ family lipoprotein, whose amino-acid sequence MNALKKCHIAGFIACVSLVSTSGCSSVMMHSAPYEGYYPGTRASAETIVDKNSGWVMKPLAAIDLPFSAVLDTLLLPMDYYRSGDKGEDDSPRARVLRSEQANHTDAIMNETMAPMSPTRDAAPSPASGASHAPAR is encoded by the coding sequence ATGAACGCATTAAAGAAGTGCCATATTGCCGGTTTTATTGCCTGCGTTTCGCTGGTCAGCACCAGCGGCTGCTCCAGCGTGATGATGCACTCCGCGCCTTACGAGGGTTACTACCCCGGCACGCGCGCCAGCGCAGAGACGATCGTCGATAAAAACAGCGGCTGGGTGATGAAACCGCTGGCCGCTATCGATCTGCCGTTCTCGGCGGTGCTGGATACCCTGCTGCTGCCGATGGACTATTACCGCTCCGGCGACAAAGGGGAAGATGACTCCCCGCGCGCGCGCGTGCTGCGCAGCGAGCAGGCCAATCATACCGATGCCATCATGAATGAAACCATGGCCCCGATGTCGCCCACCCGCGATGCCGCACCTTCACCCGCCAGTGGCGCTAGCCACGCACCCGCGCGATAA
- a CDS encoding DUF3748 domain-containing protein, translating into MKEKQLTFAPRHHQLTNINVWTADSQWLVYDVRPSGASFTGLTIERVNASSGDTEVLYQARDGAHVGVVTASPDLPPRYVCIHGPEHPDSQWKYDFHHRRGVIVQHGVAENLDACDITPPFTAGALRGGSHVHVFSPDGSRLSFTYNDHVMHELDVKQDLRNVGVAVPLHAVCPPKNHPREYDGSHYCVLVSRTTVQPLPGSDEINRAYEEGWVGNRGYQRADGSRQRWALAFIGDTVAPGGEKVAEVFIVDLPENSADYALAGDAPLEGTAHSLPAPPRGVKQRRLTFTRRGLARTPRHWLRSSPDGSAIAFLMADEAEVVQLWTVSPLGGEPRQVTHGQHSIQSAFSWHPNGQQLVFVCDNSVMICQLASGAVRRITARSAIPPVADAVVFSPDGESVAYLRDGDPWRQIFIARVRG; encoded by the coding sequence ATGAAAGAAAAGCAACTCACCTTCGCCCCGCGCCACCACCAGCTGACCAATATCAATGTCTGGACCGCGGACAGCCAGTGGCTGGTGTACGACGTGCGCCCTTCCGGCGCCTCCTTTACCGGCCTGACCATTGAGCGGGTGAACGCCAGCAGCGGTGACACCGAGGTGCTCTATCAGGCGCGCGACGGTGCGCACGTTGGCGTGGTAACCGCCAGCCCGGACCTGCCCCCGCGCTACGTCTGCATTCACGGCCCCGAGCACCCGGACAGCCAGTGGAAGTATGATTTCCATCATCGGCGCGGGGTGATCGTTCAGCACGGGGTGGCGGAAAATCTTGATGCCTGCGATATCACCCCGCCGTTTACCGCCGGGGCGCTGCGCGGCGGCTCGCACGTGCACGTGTTCAGCCCGGACGGTTCACGCCTGAGCTTTACCTATAACGACCACGTGATGCATGAGCTGGACGTGAAGCAGGACCTGCGCAATGTGGGCGTGGCGGTGCCGCTGCATGCGGTCTGCCCGCCAAAAAACCATCCGCGTGAATATGACGGCAGCCACTACTGCGTGCTGGTGAGCCGCACCACCGTTCAGCCGCTGCCGGGCAGCGATGAAATCAACCGCGCCTATGAAGAGGGCTGGGTAGGAAATCGGGGGTATCAGCGCGCCGACGGTAGCCGTCAGCGCTGGGCGCTGGCCTTTATTGGCGATACCGTCGCGCCAGGCGGCGAGAAAGTGGCCGAGGTGTTTATTGTCGATCTGCCGGAAAACAGTGCCGACTATGCGCTGGCCGGGGACGCGCCGCTGGAAGGCACCGCACACAGCCTGCCAGCGCCACCGCGCGGCGTAAAACAGCGGCGCCTGACCTTTACCCGCCGTGGCCTGGCCAGAACCCCGCGCCACTGGCTGCGTAGCTCGCCGGACGGCAGCGCGATTGCTTTTCTGATGGCGGACGAGGCGGAGGTGGTGCAGCTGTGGACCGTTTCCCCACTGGGGGGCGAGCCGCGGCAGGTAACGCACGGCCAGCACAGCATTCAGTCGGCGTTCAGCTGGCACCCGAACGGGCAGCAGCTGGTGTTCGTCTGCGATAACAGCGTGATGATTTGTCAGCTTGCCAGCGGAGCTGTGCGGCGCATTACCGCACGCAGCGCAATCCCGCCGGTAGCGGATGCGGTGGTGTTCTCGCCGGACGGTGAGTCAGTCGCCTATTTGCGGGACGGCGACCCGTGGCGGCAGATATTTATCGCGCGGGTGCGTGGCTAG
- the yidA gene encoding sugar-phosphatase — MAIKLIAIDMDGTLLNPQHQITPGVKQAIQAARDNGVAIVLATGRPFVGVQNYLRELDLQQPGQYCITNNGALVQKAESGECVAEVALHFDDYLYFEKLARELGVHFQALTKTELFTPNKDISEYTVHEAWLTGIPLRQRDVAEMDRSLSFPKVMMIDPPEQLDAAIKQIPQEAYDRYTIMKSSPYYLEILDKSVNKGAGVKALADLLGLKREEVMAIGDQENDLAMLEYAGTGVAMGNGIEKVKAMAQFVTRPNFEDGVAHAIEKFVL, encoded by the coding sequence ATGGCGATAAAACTGATTGCGATTGATATGGACGGCACGTTACTGAATCCACAGCACCAGATCACCCCAGGCGTGAAGCAGGCCATTCAGGCGGCGCGCGATAACGGCGTGGCGATTGTCCTGGCGACCGGGCGCCCGTTTGTCGGCGTCCAGAACTACCTGAGGGAGCTGGATTTACAGCAGCCGGGGCAGTACTGCATCACCAACAACGGCGCACTGGTTCAAAAGGCGGAAAGCGGTGAGTGCGTGGCGGAAGTGGCGCTGCATTTCGATGATTATCTCTACTTCGAAAAGCTGGCGCGCGAGCTGGGCGTGCATTTCCAGGCGCTGACCAAAACCGAGCTGTTCACGCCGAATAAGGATATCAGTGAATATACCGTCCATGAGGCGTGGCTGACCGGTATTCCGCTGCGCCAGCGCGACGTCGCTGAAATGGACCGCAGCCTGAGCTTCCCGAAAGTGATGATGATCGACCCGCCAGAACAGTTGGATGCGGCGATTAAACAGATCCCGCAGGAAGCGTACGATCGCTACACCATCATGAAAAGTTCGCCTTACTACCTCGAAATCCTCGATAAAAGCGTCAATAAAGGAGCGGGCGTTAAAGCGCTGGCGGATCTGCTGGGGCTGAAGCGTGAAGAGGTGATGGCTATCGGCGACCAGGAGAATGACCTGGCAATGCTGGAATATGCCGGAACCGGCGTGGCGATGGGCAACGGCATTGAGAAAGTGAAGGCGATGGCGCAGTTTGTCACCCGGCCGAACTTTGAAGATGGCGTCGCCCACGCGATTGAGAAGTTCGTGCTGTAA
- a CDS encoding MFS transporter: MKETSVAATSSVQPLAANRPPISRLRWGIIFILLLAAVVNYLDRANLSIANTTIAAEFGFSQTEMGLLLSAFLWPYALANLPAGWLVDKFGPKRMFSWALGLWSGFTFLAAFVNSYSVFYGLRMLLGISESPFFTSGIKITHRWFGDKERGLPTSIINTGSQIANAIAPPILTVLLLSFGWRGMFMAIGLMGLPLLLAWWKFYRDPDAREDALIHAGHRSVTAAGENVVKTSWGALFKHRTTWFMVIGNFSIMFTIWVYLTWLPSYLEKSLGFSLKQTGWIASIPFFAGILGVLVGGMLSDKLVRGGMKAIHARKIPIVAGAALAACFVAPIPFVDSTPLAITLLSLGYFCSQMPQGAIWTLATDIAPKDQVASLGAIQNFGGFLGAAMAPIVTGVILDMTGKFTNVFLLGAGLLMLGAISYGFFVNKPLAAQR, encoded by the coding sequence ATGAAAGAGACCTCTGTAGCCGCAACCTCCTCCGTGCAGCCGCTGGCCGCCAACCGGCCGCCGATCTCTCGCCTGCGCTGGGGCATTATCTTTATCCTGCTGCTGGCAGCGGTGGTTAACTATCTGGATCGCGCCAATCTCAGCATCGCCAACACCACCATTGCCGCCGAGTTTGGCTTCTCGCAGACCGAAATGGGGCTGCTGCTGTCGGCCTTCCTCTGGCCGTATGCGCTGGCCAACCTGCCGGCGGGCTGGCTGGTGGATAAGTTCGGCCCGAAACGCATGTTCTCCTGGGCGCTGGGGCTGTGGTCCGGCTTCACTTTCCTCGCCGCTTTTGTCAACAGCTACTCGGTGTTTTACGGCCTGCGTATGCTGCTGGGTATTTCCGAATCGCCGTTCTTTACCTCCGGCATTAAAATCACCCACCGCTGGTTTGGCGATAAAGAGCGCGGCCTGCCAACCTCAATCATCAATACCGGTTCGCAGATCGCTAACGCCATCGCCCCGCCAATCCTGACCGTGCTGCTGCTGAGCTTTGGCTGGCGCGGGATGTTTATGGCAATCGGCCTGATGGGGCTCCCACTGCTGCTGGCGTGGTGGAAGTTTTACCGCGATCCGGATGCGCGTGAAGATGCGCTGATCCATGCCGGGCACCGCAGCGTCACGGCCGCCGGGGAAAACGTGGTCAAAACCAGCTGGGGCGCGCTGTTTAAGCACCGCACCACGTGGTTTATGGTGATCGGTAACTTCTCCATCATGTTTACCATCTGGGTGTATCTCACCTGGCTGCCAAGCTATCTGGAAAAATCGCTCGGCTTTAGCCTGAAGCAGACCGGCTGGATTGCCTCGATTCCCTTCTTTGCCGGGATCCTCGGCGTGCTGGTGGGCGGGATGCTGTCCGATAAGCTGGTGCGAGGCGGCATGAAGGCCATTCACGCGCGTAAGATCCCCATCGTTGCGGGGGCGGCGCTGGCAGCCTGCTTTGTCGCCCCGATCCCGTTCGTCGACAGTACCCCGCTGGCGATTACCCTGCTGTCGCTGGGCTACTTCTGCTCGCAGATGCCACAGGGGGCTATCTGGACGCTGGCGACCGACATCGCGCCGAAGGATCAGGTGGCGTCACTCGGGGCGATTCAGAACTTTGGCGGCTTCCTTGGCGCCGCAATGGCACCGATTGTTACCGGGGTGATTCTGGATATGACCGGAAAATTCACCAACGTGTTCCTGCTCGGGGCCGGGCTGCTGATGCTGGGTGCGATCAGCTACGGTTTCTTTGTTAATAAACCGCTGGCAGCGCAGCGCTGA